The sequence below is a genomic window from Chitinivibrionales bacterium.
CATTGCATTTGCCGCTCTTGAGCAATTCAGCCGCGCGTTCCATGCGAAGTTTTCGCAGACACTGCGGGATGGTCATGCCCGTCTCCCGTGAAAAAGTCCGGCTCAAATAAAACGGGCTGCATCCGGCCTCACGTCCAATTTTCTCCAACGTGGGCGGTTCAGCCAAATCCCGGCGCAGAATGGCCACAACCCGATCCACGCGCTCCCGCACCATCCGTTTTTGCCGGTCGCAAAATAATTCATCCTCGCCACGCCGCCCGAAGAAAAAATCTGCCATCAGTTGCAGCACCTTGCCCTGATACCACAGCCGGCGCGCACCCTGAAACGAAGGCGGACGCGAGAGTTGAGAAATCAATTGTTCCTGTTCGGTGGTCAGACGGTGGATTTCCCCCAACCCGGCGGGAGACGCGCTGGAGAGCAGGAATTTTTCCACCAAACCATGAAGCGCGCCGTCGCATTGGAACAAATGTTCGCGCAGAAAACGGGGGGAAAATTCGACGGTAATGAAACGGTGCCGTTCTCCGGCCTTTCGCCAAGCCCGCAATTCATTCTTTCCCGGTGCGTAAAACCCAGCCGTCAACGGCTCAAAATCCACGGTGCTGGATGCACAATGAATGGAAGCGTGCCCGGCGAGATTCAGGCAAAGTTCCAAGCTATTTGGATGAAAACTGCGCGACCACTCGAAAGTGGCATTGGTGTTCAATTCAAAATCGTGCCACTCAATGCTAATACCCAATTCCTTGAAATTTCCATAAAGTTGCCGCCAGTCGCCTTGGGTTGCTCGCCAGATGACCGCCTCACTCAATGGGAAAACATGCGGCTTCCGGTTACGCTTCGACTCGCTCCGGCTAGTCACAGATTCGGCTGGTGCTCCAACGGTCATTTCTTCAAATCCCAAAGGATTCAGAACAAAATTAAGGCAGGTTGCGTTGTCTAACTCAACATAAATTGTCAAAGGCCGAAC
It includes:
- a CDS encoding AraC family transcriptional regulator; this translates as MTVGAPAESVTSRSESKRNRKPHVFPLSEAVIWRATQGDWRQLYGNFKELGISIEWHDFELNTNATFEWSRSFHPNSLELCLNLAGHASIHCASSTVDFEPLTAGFYAPGKNELRAWRKAGERHRFITVEFSPRFLREHLFQCDGALHGLVEKFLLSSASPAGLGEIHRLTTEQEQLISQLSRPPSFQGARRLWYQGKVLQLMADFFFGRRGEDELFCDRQKRMVRERVDRVVAILRRDLAEPPTLEKIGREAGCSPFYLSRTFSRETGMTIPQCLRKLRMERAAELLKSGKCN